The Gammaproteobacteria bacterium genome has a window encoding:
- the purH gene encoding bifunctional phosphoribosylaminoimidazolecarboxamide formyltransferase/IMP cyclohydrolase has product MSIVKTALLSVSDKTGLVDFARGLAALGVHILSTGGTARHLSENGIEVTEVSDYTGFPEIMNGRVKTLHPKIHAGILARRGIDDEVLKQHKIDAIDLLVVNLYPFQEVTAKPDTTMDVAIENIDIGGPTMLRAAAKNHAFVGVVVDPKDYSSVLQELKISQAQLSNTTLYRLACKTFAHTAYYDATISNYLNRRDEHGTLDIFPEQTTHQYTKIMDLRYGENPHQRAAFYRAEDDRGANIATANMLQGRPLSYNNIADADTALDTVKSFLDPACVIVKHANPCGVAIADDLSSAYEQAFACDSTSAFGGIIAINRPLTGQLARSIISKQFVEVVIAPEVEPDALVVFSAKKNVRILETGEWVNELKTGHVGKRVHGGLLLQDWDQHSASPDDLKTVTKREPTADEFRDLYFAWTVAKFVKSNAIVYAKNNQTVGIGAGQMSRVDSARIAILKAQDAKLEIAGSSMASDAFFPFRDSIDNAAKAGVSAIIQPGGSIRDEEVIAAANEHGMAMVFTGIRHFRH; this is encoded by the coding sequence ATGTCGATTGTTAAAACTGCCTTGCTCTCAGTTTCCGATAAAACCGGACTCGTGGACTTTGCCCGTGGACTGGCGGCTCTTGGAGTTCACATATTATCAACCGGAGGAACCGCGCGGCATTTAAGTGAAAATGGTATAGAGGTCACTGAAGTATCGGATTACACAGGATTCCCCGAGATCATGAATGGCCGGGTAAAAACCCTGCACCCGAAAATTCATGCTGGCATTCTGGCACGCCGTGGTATTGATGATGAAGTGCTCAAGCAACACAAGATAGATGCCATTGATCTGCTGGTTGTCAATTTATACCCCTTTCAGGAAGTAACAGCCAAGCCCGATACCACCATGGATGTGGCTATTGAAAATATTGATATCGGCGGACCTACGATGTTGCGGGCTGCTGCCAAGAACCACGCATTCGTAGGAGTCGTGGTTGATCCCAAAGATTATTCCAGTGTCCTTCAGGAACTGAAGATAAGTCAGGCGCAATTATCCAACACCACACTGTATCGCCTGGCCTGCAAAACCTTTGCTCACACGGCGTATTACGATGCAACCATCAGTAATTATCTGAATCGTCGCGATGAACACGGAACCCTGGATATTTTCCCGGAACAGACCACCCATCAGTACACCAAGATCATGGACTTGCGTTATGGTGAAAACCCGCATCAACGCGCAGCTTTCTACCGCGCGGAAGACGATCGTGGTGCCAATATTGCAACCGCAAACATGTTACAAGGACGCCCTTTGTCGTATAACAATATTGCCGATGCCGACACCGCACTGGATACCGTCAAAAGTTTTCTTGATCCTGCCTGTGTGATCGTCAAACACGCCAATCCCTGTGGTGTAGCGATCGCCGATGACCTTAGCAGCGCCTATGAACAGGCTTTCGCTTGTGACAGCACGTCGGCCTTTGGTGGAATTATTGCTATCAACCGGCCACTAACCGGTCAGCTAGCACGCAGTATTATTAGCAAACAATTTGTGGAAGTGGTGATTGCCCCTGAAGTTGAACCGGATGCATTGGTGGTTTTTTCCGCCAAAAAGAACGTACGTATTCTGGAAACCGGCGAATGGGTGAATGAATTAAAAACCGGCCATGTAGGCAAACGCGTACACGGCGGTTTACTCCTGCAAGACTGGGATCAACACTCGGCATCACCGGACGACCTCAAGACCGTGACCAAACGCGAACCGACTGCCGACGAATTCCGTGACCTGTATTTCGCCTGGACCGTGGCCAAATTCGTTAAATCGAATGCCATTGTGTACGCCAAGAATAATCAAACCGTCGGGATTGGTGCCGGTCAAATGAGTCGCGTGGATTCCGCTCGCATTGCCATTCTCAAAGCCCAGGACGCCAAACTCGAGATAGCCGGTTCATCCATGGCCTCGGATGCATTCTTCCCTTTCCGTGACAGTATTGATAACGCCGCCAAAGCCGGTGTTAGCGCGATCATTCAACCGGGTGGTTCGATCCGTGATGAAGAGGTGATTGCGGCTGCGAATGAACACGGCATGGCGATGGTCTTCACCGGCATCCGTCACTTTCGCCACTAG
- a CDS encoding DEAD/DEAH box helicase gives MSDTSPPNPETQSQTTPDADLRFADLGLAPDLLKGLDSIGFEKCTPIQAQTLPSTLQGKDVAGQAQTGTGKTAAFLIATIQKLLSTEARPERKAWDPRALIIAPTRELAIQIHKDFQDLGKSVDLKAVLVYGGTGIVTQREELQKGVDILIGTPGRVIDYFKQRVFSLKTLDVMVLDEADRMFDLGFIQDIRYLYSNMPPPGERLTLMFSATFSQRVLELAYEHMHDPKFMRIKTESVTAENIEQKIYFPSKEQKKPLLVHHLNQLNDNARVLVFVNTKHEGEHLGATLRANGFHAQVFSGDVRQSRRQSMLADFRSGKLPIMIATDVAARGLHVPDVTHVFNYDLPNNREDYVHRIGRTARAGASGHALSFGCDEYVMVLPEIEDYIGYKIPVQQELPELPEITIPEKARRKDKRSGRDGRGGRSERRGQEKRGQGSRGQGSRGPDKRNTDSRSSPYADRDQARPGSDDDNWRSDEHDDNDKEQQAAFHAERQELLRREKYQALEHKMRLRNRLPRKAPVEDSTAKKRSRFSTPPLKERDPDQSAL, from the coding sequence ATGAGCGACACATCACCCCCAAATCCCGAAACCCAAAGCCAAACCACCCCGGATGCCGATCTGCGTTTTGCCGATCTGGGTCTTGCGCCTGATCTGTTAAAAGGACTGGATTCGATCGGTTTTGAGAAATGCACACCAATTCAGGCCCAGACCTTGCCATCCACCTTGCAAGGAAAAGACGTAGCCGGTCAAGCGCAAACCGGAACCGGTAAAACCGCTGCGTTTTTAATTGCGACCATTCAGAAATTATTGTCCACTGAAGCCCGCCCGGAAAGAAAAGCCTGGGATCCGCGCGCCTTGATCATTGCACCAACGCGTGAACTGGCGATACAAATTCATAAAGACTTTCAAGACCTCGGAAAAAGTGTCGATCTAAAAGCGGTACTGGTCTATGGCGGCACCGGCATCGTGACTCAGCGCGAAGAATTACAAAAAGGCGTGGACATTCTGATCGGTACTCCGGGTCGTGTGATCGATTACTTCAAACAGCGGGTGTTCAGTCTAAAAACTCTGGATGTGATGGTTCTGGACGAGGCAGATCGCATGTTTGATCTGGGCTTTATTCAGGACATTCGGTATTTGTACAGCAATATGCCGCCTCCGGGTGAGCGCTTGACCCTGATGTTCTCGGCCACTTTCTCACAACGTGTGCTGGAACTGGCGTATGAGCACATGCACGATCCGAAATTCATGCGCATTAAAACCGAATCGGTAACCGCAGAAAATATTGAACAAAAGATCTATTTTCCGTCCAAGGAACAAAAAAAACCCTTACTGGTACATCATCTCAATCAACTGAATGACAACGCCCGGGTTTTGGTATTCGTAAATACCAAACACGAAGGCGAACACCTCGGGGCAACCTTGCGCGCCAACGGTTTTCATGCCCAGGTTTTTTCCGGTGATGTGAGACAAAGTCGACGCCAGTCCATGCTGGCCGATTTCCGTTCGGGCAAACTGCCGATCATGATCGCCACCGACGTGGCAGCGCGTGGTTTGCATGTTCCGGATGTAACCCACGTATTCAATTACGACCTGCCGAATAATCGCGAAGACTACGTACATCGCATCGGGCGTACAGCACGTGCCGGCGCCAGCGGGCATGCCTTGAGTTTTGGCTGTGATGAATATGTGATGGTTTTGCCCGAGATTGAAGATTACATCGGTTACAAAATTCCGGTTCAACAGGAATTACCGGAATTACCCGAGATCACCATTCCGGAAAAAGCCCGTCGCAAAGACAAACGCTCCGGCCGCGATGGGCGTGGCGGGCGCTCTGAACGGCGTGGCCAGGAAAAACGCGGCCAAGGGAGTCGTGGCCAAGGAAGTCGTGGACCTGACAAACGCAACACAGACTCTCGTTCCAGCCCTTACGCCGACCGCGATCAAGCGAGGCCCGGAAGCGACGATGACAATTGGCGCAGCGACGAGCATGATGATAACGATAAGGAACAACAGGCGGCTTTTCATGCCGAGCGTCAGGAACTACTAAGGCGAGAAAAATATCAGGCGCTGGAACACAAAATGCGCTTACGTAATCGTTTGCCACGCAAAGCGCCTGTTGAAGACAGCACTGCTAAAAAGCGTTCGCGCTTTAGCACAC
- the fis gene encoding DNA-binding transcriptional regulator Fis, with the protein MNPSNTATNNVHNLTLVKNKPSQAEQLLSQNKPLRTCADEALQEYFSNLNGTKPSGIYNMVLQEIEIPLLKQILKYTGGNQSRAAILLGINRGTLRKKLKTYGMLD; encoded by the coding sequence ATGAATCCATCAAATACAGCAACAAATAATGTACATAACCTGACTCTGGTAAAAAACAAGCCTTCACAAGCCGAACAATTACTCAGTCAAAACAAACCTCTTCGCACTTGCGCAGACGAAGCCTTACAAGAATACTTTTCTAATCTTAACGGCACCAAACCTTCCGGTATTTACAACATGGTTTTGCAAGAAATTGAAATTCCTCTGCTAAAACAAATTCTGAAATACACCGGTGGTAACCAAAGCCGTGCAGCAATTCTTTTGGGCATCAACCGCGGTACTTTGCGTAAGAAACTGAAAACCTACGGAATGCTTGACTAA
- the purD gene encoding phosphoribosylamine--glycine ligase yields the protein MKILVIGSGGREHALAWKLKQSPRTDIVYVAPGNAGTALEDGVENVEIAADDIQALCDFAKQNTIDLTVVGPEVPLVLGITDLFNANGLRCFGPNQAAAQLEGSKSFTKDFLHRHNIPTADYQSFTQVDEALAYVEQMGAPIVIKADGLAAGKGVIVAMTLDEAKQAVRSMLGEQAFGEASHKIVIEEFLHGEEVSFIVMGDGHTILPMASSQDHKARDNADRGPNTGGMGAVSPAPRMDDELHARILDEIIRPTLQGLEQDGIVYIGFLYAGLMVSPDGSPKVIEFNCRFGDPETQPILYRLNSDLADLCDAALDGNLHLKTANWDSQVAIGVVMASGGYPLSYAKGHQINGLEYVSADCKVFHAGTQQEGDKIVTNGGRVLCVVAKGTSATEAQQKAYQGVKQISWNKVYYRDDIGYRAIAREQNPIANS from the coding sequence ATGAAAATACTGGTAATCGGTTCAGGTGGACGCGAACACGCCCTCGCCTGGAAACTCAAACAGTCCCCGCGCACCGACATTGTGTATGTCGCCCCGGGTAATGCGGGTACGGCGCTGGAAGACGGGGTGGAAAATGTCGAAATTGCCGCGGATGATATTCAGGCTTTGTGTGACTTCGCCAAACAAAACACCATCGATCTCACCGTGGTCGGTCCCGAAGTGCCATTGGTATTGGGCATTACAGATCTGTTCAACGCCAATGGCTTACGCTGTTTCGGCCCGAACCAAGCGGCGGCTCAACTTGAAGGTTCCAAGAGTTTTACCAAAGATTTTTTACACCGTCACAATATTCCAACCGCCGACTATCAAAGTTTTACCCAAGTAGATGAAGCCCTGGCTTATGTAGAACAAATGGGCGCACCGATTGTGATCAAGGCCGATGGTCTGGCTGCGGGTAAAGGCGTGATCGTGGCCATGACCCTGGACGAAGCTAAACAAGCCGTGCGTTCGATGCTTGGCGAACAGGCTTTTGGTGAAGCCAGTCATAAAATTGTGATTGAAGAATTTCTGCATGGCGAGGAAGTCAGTTTTATAGTCATGGGTGATGGTCATACCATCCTGCCCATGGCCAGTTCGCAAGATCACAAAGCCCGCGACAATGCTGATCGAGGTCCAAACACCGGCGGCATGGGTGCGGTGTCGCCGGCACCGCGTATGGATGACGAATTGCATGCGCGAATCTTGGATGAGATCATTCGCCCGACCCTGCAGGGACTGGAACAAGACGGCATTGTGTACATCGGATTTCTATACGCCGGATTGATGGTGAGTCCGGATGGTTCCCCCAAAGTCATCGAATTCAATTGTCGCTTTGGAGATCCGGAAACCCAACCGATCCTGTATCGCCTCAACAGTGATCTGGCCGATCTGTGCGACGCGGCCCTGGATGGTAATTTACATCTTAAGACCGCCAACTGGGACAGTCAGGTTGCGATCGGTGTGGTCATGGCCTCGGGCGGTTACCCCTTGAGTTACGCCAAAGGCCATCAGATAAACGGCCTTGAGTATGTATCCGCCGATTGCAAGGTTTTTCACGCCGGCACCCAACAAGAGGGCGACAAGATCGTCACCAATGGCGGACGTGTTCTGTGCGTGGTTGCCAAAGGCACCAGCGCCACTGAAGCTCAACAAAAGGCCTATCAAGGCGTTAAACAGATCAGCTGGAATAAGGTCTATTACCGTGACGACATCGGGTATCGCGCAATTGCCAGAGAACAAAACCCAATCGCCAATTCCTGA
- the trxA gene encoding thioredoxin TrxA, with protein sequence MSDLIKHTSEADFGKDVLDSNVPVLVDFWAPWCGPCKMIAPILDAVAPDYDGKVGIVKLNIDENPSIARKYGVRGIPTLLLFRDGNVHATHIGALSQAQLTQFLDSNQ encoded by the coding sequence GTGAGTGATCTCATTAAACACACAAGCGAAGCCGATTTTGGCAAAGACGTACTCGATAGCAATGTACCGGTTCTGGTAGATTTTTGGGCCCCCTGGTGCGGCCCCTGCAAAATGATCGCCCCCATCCTGGATGCCGTTGCCCCGGACTATGACGGCAAAGTTGGTATCGTAAAACTTAACATCGATGAAAACCCCTCGATCGCGCGTAAATACGGCGTTCGCGGTATTCCGACCCTGCTGCTGTTTCGTGATGGCAATGTACATGCCACACACATCGGCGCACTTTCGCAGGCCCAACTCACACAATTTTTGGATAGCAACCAGTGA
- the prmA gene encoding 50S ribosomal protein L11 methyltransferase, whose translation MAWNSITISLQDSSDAAAFEDQLLSLGAVAVTFTDGGDEPILEPELDTQPLWTETHLTALFEVDTDLYVIKAALENEFGPETYTVIEQGQVEDKVWEREWLNHFKPMRFGKRLWICPDGQEIPQEQQGKKDVIVDMDPGVAFGTGTHETTAMCLSWLDAAKLRGKTVLDFGCGSGILAIAALKLGARHATCIDIDIQAVEASLQNAERNNVAKKLSAYLPEDSDWDQNEHYDIILANILATPLIALAQDIRRRVKRGGHIVLSGVLGEQESLVREAYEKYFNFDDTVHDGDWVCITAQLKTPSQQLGDEEHVTYCPNCDESFYINADVLDRADGEVRCGECQTVFYAIDFIKPDNDDENSNLSNPIDTGKIPAAHMVTGLWMHTPDGLISVDQAQASMAEQQDSSPPQQADTSELELSEATAKDPVHDNVNDTGTETGDQQIETETASDNHEQSGEQNSDWELAEPDAPETVDGVNPEFLYAMDENVPLNLDDLDAMQGTPKRARSRSWMLLAVLSVLAFAAQYIHQHRAQLALHPSLGQAVQNAYANLPFELEPDWQLDAYEVNASSVSLNPRDPDELLATFSLTNTAGHAQIFPLIRLSMTNRWGERVAYRDLMPEDYLPENATSLMDARGRAEVSVRLKDPGDAALDYNVEVCLPKQGVIRCQEKIY comes from the coding sequence ATGGCCTGGAATTCCATCACCATCAGTTTGCAAGACTCGTCCGATGCTGCGGCTTTCGAGGATCAGCTCCTGAGCCTGGGCGCGGTCGCGGTGACCTTCACCGATGGCGGCGATGAACCGATCCTGGAACCCGAACTCGATACCCAGCCGTTATGGACAGAAACCCATCTCACGGCCTTGTTTGAGGTCGACACTGACCTGTATGTGATCAAGGCAGCGCTGGAAAACGAATTTGGACCGGAAACCTATACCGTCATCGAACAAGGTCAGGTCGAAGACAAGGTCTGGGAACGCGAATGGCTGAATCACTTTAAGCCCATGCGTTTTGGCAAGCGTTTATGGATATGTCCCGATGGACAAGAAATTCCACAGGAGCAACAAGGCAAAAAAGATGTGATCGTTGATATGGATCCCGGCGTTGCATTCGGCACCGGCACCCACGAGACTACCGCAATGTGTCTGAGCTGGCTGGATGCTGCCAAACTACGTGGCAAAACGGTGCTGGATTTTGGATGTGGCTCGGGCATCCTCGCGATCGCGGCCCTGAAACTTGGCGCCAGGCACGCCACTTGCATCGACATCGACATCCAGGCGGTTGAGGCCAGTTTACAAAATGCAGAACGCAATAATGTGGCCAAAAAGCTCTCGGCCTATTTGCCCGAAGACAGCGACTGGGATCAAAACGAACATTACGACATTATTCTGGCCAATATTCTCGCCACCCCGCTCATCGCACTGGCTCAAGACATTCGTCGCCGGGTCAAGCGTGGTGGACATATTGTCTTATCGGGTGTGCTGGGCGAACAAGAAAGCCTTGTACGTGAGGCTTATGAAAAATATTTTAATTTCGACGATACCGTCCACGACGGTGACTGGGTGTGTATAACGGCACAGTTAAAAACCCCGTCACAACAGCTGGGTGACGAAGAGCATGTAACCTATTGCCCGAATTGTGATGAAAGTTTTTATATTAATGCCGATGTCCTCGACCGTGCCGATGGTGAAGTGCGTTGCGGTGAATGCCAAACTGTTTTTTACGCCATAGATTTCATCAAACCTGACAACGATGACGAAAACAGTAATTTAAGCAATCCGATTGATACCGGAAAGATTCCTGCCGCGCACATGGTGACCGGATTGTGGATGCACACTCCGGACGGCTTGATCTCGGTTGATCAGGCGCAGGCGTCTATGGCAGAGCAACAAGACTCATCCCCACCTCAACAAGCAGACACAAGCGAATTGGAGTTGTCGGAGGCAACAGCTAAAGATCCTGTTCACGATAATGTTAACGATACTGGCACAGAAACTGGTGACCAACAGATCGAAACAGAGACTGCCAGCGACAACCACGAGCAATCCGGCGAACAAAACAGCGACTGGGAGTTGGCTGAACCCGACGCACCCGAAACCGTTGATGGCGTGAATCCCGAATTCTTGTACGCCATGGATGAGAATGTGCCCTTGAACCTGGATGATCTGGATGCCATGCAGGGAACACCCAAGCGGGCCCGTTCCCGGAGCTGGATGTTGCTCGCTGTACTGAGTGTACTGGCCTTTGCAGCTCAATACATCCATCAGCATCGTGCCCAACTCGCCCTGCACCCGAGCCTTGGACAAGCCGTGCAGAATGCCTATGCCAATCTGCCTTTTGAGCTCGAACCCGACTGGCAACTGGATGCCTATGAGGTAAATGCCAGCAGTGTGTCACTAAATCCAAGAGATCCAGACGAATTACTCGCCACTTTCAGTCTGACCAACACCGCAGGACATGCCCAGATCTTTCCACTGATCCGATTGAGCATGACCAATCGCTGGGGCGAGCGCGTTGCTTACCGCGACTTGATGCCCGAAGACTATTTACCGGAAAATGCCACAAGCTTAATGGACGCACGCGGACGGGCTGAAGTCAGTGTACGCCTCAAAGACCCCGGTGACGCTGCATTGGATTACAACGTTGAAGTGTGTTTGCCTAAACAAGGCGTGATTCGTTGCCAGGAAAAAATTTACTAA
- the dusB gene encoding tRNA dihydrouridine synthase DusB, whose translation MHPVTIGPYTFANNLALAPMAGVTDRPFRMLCRKYGAGMAASEMLTSDVRLWHTRKSRLRMDHSGEPAPRIVQIAGGDAEMMATAAQMNVEHGAQIIDINMGCPAKKVCNKAAGSALMQNEALVAQILHATVQAVDVPVTLKIRTGWNRANKNALNIAKIAEDSGIQSLAIHGRTRADKYQGEAEYETIRAIKQQLSIPVFANGDVDNPVKALQVLHLTGADGLMIGRAAQGKPWVFNEIAHYLENKTILRPLAIQKQRAIMCGHLSDLHRFYGDQQGVRIARKHLGWYCKGASGLAENIQPLLENWRKQIVRADCIKSQLNLVQNMFDALEETLGTSNNELAA comes from the coding sequence ATTCACCCGGTCACGATCGGACCGTATACCTTTGCCAATAATCTGGCCTTGGCCCCAATGGCCGGAGTGACCGATCGTCCGTTTAGAATGTTGTGCCGAAAATACGGTGCCGGAATGGCCGCGTCGGAAATGCTGACCTCGGATGTGCGTTTGTGGCACACCCGAAAATCCAGACTGCGCATGGATCACAGTGGTGAACCGGCCCCGCGCATTGTGCAAATTGCCGGTGGAGACGCCGAGATGATGGCAACCGCGGCGCAGATGAATGTCGAGCATGGCGCTCAGATCATCGACATAAATATGGGTTGCCCGGCGAAAAAAGTGTGTAACAAGGCCGCAGGCTCGGCGCTGATGCAAAATGAGGCCCTGGTTGCGCAAATTCTACACGCAACTGTTCAAGCAGTAGACGTTCCGGTGACTTTAAAAATTCGCACCGGCTGGAATCGTGCCAATAAAAATGCCTTGAATATTGCAAAAATCGCCGAGGACAGTGGCATCCAGTCTCTCGCCATTCACGGCCGTACGCGCGCCGACAAATATCAGGGCGAGGCCGAGTACGAGACGATTCGTGCCATTAAACAACAACTTAGCATTCCGGTGTTTGCCAACGGGGATGTGGATAATCCGGTAAAAGCTTTGCAGGTTCTGCACCTCACCGGGGCAGACGGTTTAATGATCGGGCGCGCGGCCCAGGGCAAGCCCTGGGTGTTCAATGAGATCGCGCATTACCTCGAAAATAAAACAATATTAAGACCACTGGCAATTCAGAAACAGCGTGCTATTATGTGCGGCCATTTGAGTGATCTGCACAGATTTTATGGAGACCAGCAAGGCGTACGCATTGCGCGCAAACACCTCGGCTGGTACTGTAAAGGCGCATCCGGACTGGCCGAAAATATTCAGCCGCTTTTGGAGAACTGGCGTAAACAGATCGTTCGGGCTGACTGTATCAAGTCTCAACTGAACCTGGTACAGAACATGTTTGATGCACTTGAGGAAACTCTGGGTACATCAAACAATGAGCTTGCCGCTTAA
- a CDS encoding sulfite exporter TauE/SafE family protein yields MFELILLGGFAFAVSLLTLFSGFGLGTLLLPAFVWFMPVEAAVATTALVHAANNLFKLFLLGRAANKKVLMRFGLPAVVMAFVGAYALTRFSGAGVLYQWEFLGREAEVSSIKIVLGSLILAFALFELVPRLQKMRVSSRYLSLGGAMSGFFGGLSGHQGALRAAFLTPLGLSSSEFVATQAVLAVMVDAARLLIYGWAFVLLKNTSVEIPWNLVAVASVSAFAGAVLGKKMLHKVTMHSIRLLVGSLLLLVGAALVAGIA; encoded by the coding sequence ATGTTTGAACTGATCCTGCTCGGTGGATTCGCTTTCGCCGTTTCCCTGTTAACTTTATTTTCCGGCTTTGGCCTGGGCACTTTGTTGTTACCGGCCTTTGTGTGGTTCATGCCGGTTGAAGCCGCGGTCGCGACCACCGCGCTGGTGCACGCCGCGAATAATTTGTTCAAACTGTTCTTGCTCGGGCGTGCGGCGAATAAAAAAGTGCTTATGCGTTTTGGCTTGCCGGCTGTGGTCATGGCCTTTGTTGGCGCCTATGCGTTAACCCGATTTTCCGGCGCTGGTGTGTTGTATCAATGGGAATTTCTGGGCCGCGAGGCCGAGGTCAGCAGTATCAAGATCGTGCTTGGCAGTCTGATCCTGGCATTTGCCTTGTTTGAACTGGTGCCACGTTTGCAGAAAATGCGCGTCTCCTCCCGATATTTGTCCTTGGGCGGTGCCATGTCGGGGTTTTTTGGTGGACTTTCCGGGCACCAGGGCGCCTTGCGTGCGGCCTTTTTGACGCCACTGGGCTTAAGCAGTAGTGAATTTGTGGCCACCCAGGCGGTGTTGGCAGTAATGGTGGATGCCGCGCGTCTGCTGATCTACGGTTGGGCATTTGTTTTGCTCAAGAACACCAGTGTGGAGATTCCCTGGAACCTGGTTGCGGTGGCCAGTGTGAGTGCGTTTGCAGGTGCGGTTCTGGGTAAAAAGATGCTGCACAAAGTTACCATGCACAGCATTCGTTTACTGGTCGGAAGTTTATTGCTGCTGGTTGGAGCTGCCCTGGTTGCGGGTATCGCCTGA
- the rho gene encoding transcription termination factor Rho, with product MNLTELKKRPVAEIVDMAEELGVENAARMRKQDIIFEFLKAVSRNGEMIFGDGVLEILQDGFGFLRSSDSSYVAGPDDIYVSPSQIRRFNMRNGDSVSGLIRAPKDNERYFGLLKVRDINFEHPEKARTKVLFENLTPLFPNKRLQLESGNGSTEDITARVIDMVAPIGKGQRALIVSPPKAGKTMLLQNIAQSIHTNHPECTLIVLLIDERPEEVTEMQRTVHGEVLSSTFDEPAARHVHVAEMAIEKAKRLVEHKKDVVILLDSITRLGRAYNTVVPSSGKVLTGGVDAHALQRPKRFFGAARNVEEGGSLTIIATALVDTGSRMDDVIFEEFKGTGNMEVHLDRRIAEKRIYPAININRSGTRKEDLLLAPDELQKVWILRKLVHSMDEIAAIEFLIDKMKDTKTNASFFDSMKR from the coding sequence ATGAATCTGACGGAACTCAAAAAACGTCCGGTTGCCGAAATTGTTGATATGGCCGAAGAGCTTGGCGTGGAAAATGCCGCGCGTATGCGTAAACAAGATATTATTTTCGAGTTCTTGAAAGCGGTTTCACGTAACGGCGAGATGATCTTTGGTGACGGTGTATTGGAGATCCTGCAAGACGGCTTCGGTTTTTTGCGTTCTTCCGACAGTTCCTACGTTGCCGGTCCCGATGATATTTATGTGTCACCCAGCCAGATCCGTCGCTTCAACATGCGTAACGGCGACTCGGTTTCAGGTTTGATCCGTGCGCCAAAAGATAACGAGCGCTATTTCGGATTACTCAAAGTACGCGACATCAATTTCGAACATCCGGAAAAAGCACGCACCAAGGTTCTGTTTGAGAACCTGACGCCGTTATTCCCGAACAAACGCCTGCAACTGGAATCCGGCAACGGCAGCACCGAAGACATCACCGCACGGGTTATCGACATGGTTGCCCCGATCGGTAAAGGTCAACGCGCCTTGATCGTATCGCCACCCAAAGCCGGCAAAACCATGCTGCTGCAAAACATTGCACAGTCCATCCATACCAATCATCCCGAATGTACCCTAATCGTACTTCTGATCGACGAACGTCCCGAGGAAGTGACCGAGATGCAGCGTACGGTGCATGGTGAAGTGTTGTCATCCACCTTTGATGAACCGGCGGCACGCCATGTGCACGTGGCAGAAATGGCGATTGAAAAAGCCAAACGACTGGTCGAACACAAAAAAGACGTGGTTATCCTGCTCGATTCCATCACGCGTCTGGGCCGGGCTTACAACACTGTTGTGCCTTCGTCGGGCAAAGTTCTCACCGGTGGTGTGGATGCGCATGCCTTGCAACGTCCCAAACGCTTTTTTGGTGCGGCGCGTAATGTTGAAGAGGGCGGCAGCCTGACCATTATCGCAACCGCCCTGGTCGACACCGGCTCGCGTATGGATGACGTGATCTTCGAGGAATTCAAAGGCACCGGTAATATGGAAGTGCATCTGGATCGTCGTATCGCCGAAAAACGCATTTATCCGGCCATCAATATCAACCGTTCCGGCACGCGTAAGGAGGATCTGTTGCTGGCTCCGGATGAATTACAAAAAGTCTGGATCCTGCGTAAGCTGGTACATTCCATGGACGAGATCGCAGCGATCGAATTCCTGATCGATAAAATGAAAGACACTAAAACCAACGCAAGTTTCTTTGATTCCATGAAACGCTGA